The Populus trichocarpa isolate Nisqually-1 chromosome 2, P.trichocarpa_v4.1, whole genome shotgun sequence genome has a window encoding:
- the LOC7458289 gene encoding uncharacterized protein LOC7458289 isoform X2, translated as MSEATGQPQEEDKKPNDQSAHINLKVKGQEKLLMKGRGEDLFTCGATSLYGNIDLVSCLEAVVRERIYAASKMSGTTFSSCLPCVS; from the exons ATGTCTGAGGCGACAGGTCAGCCACAAGAGGAAGATAAGAAGCCCAACGATCAGTCTGCTCACATCAACCTCAAAGTGAAGGGCCAg GAAAAACTCCTGATGAAAGGGCGTGGTGAGGATTTGTTCACTTGTGGTGCAACTAGTCTTTATGGGAACATCGATTTGGTGTCTTGTTTAGAAGCAGTTGTGCGTGAGAGAATCTACGCTGCTTCAAAGATGAGTGGAACAACTTTTAGTAGTTGCTTACCTTGTGTTTCTTGA
- the LOC7458289 gene encoding small ubiquitin-related modifier 1 isoform X1 has product MSEATGQPQEEDKKPNDQSAHINLKVKGQDGNEVFFRIKRSTQLKKLMNAYCDRQSVEINSIAFLFDGRRLRGEQTPDELDMEDGDEIDAMLHQTGGAVKASDYA; this is encoded by the exons ATGTCTGAGGCGACAGGTCAGCCACAAGAGGAAGATAAGAAGCCCAACGATCAGTCTGCTCACATCAACCTCAAAGTGAAGGGCCAg GATGGAAATGAAGTCTTTTTCAGGATCAAAAGAAGCACGCAGTTGAAGAAGCTGATGAATGCCTATTGTGATCGCCAATCTGTTGAGATAAACTCAATTGCCTTCTTGTTTGATGGTCGTCGTCTTCGTGGAGAGCAAACTCCTGATGAG CTGGACATGGAGGATGGGGATGAGATTGATGCTATGTTGCACCAAACTGGTGGTGCTGTGAAAGCAAGTGATTATGCTTGA
- the LOC7489878 gene encoding uncharacterized protein LOC7489878 isoform X3 has product MGKADDSECVFPLTSLQIGDLQSYLSDLSLFVAFESGKLYILVDNRPWLRNLGSHPAHLWQLMVTKSRLSPFANSKARRGRKEGKDASSQSNPSKSTKLERWFLLIEVATLSRKRGLPPVKKLRNSLFLSSELHRTLYGFIVFEVAWNDVRGINYLNELLTDTSLAIEAKIMQRWEFDSVAQAASSLSSWFSGTLSELLQLKGYLDSATGDTFYDAEENFSMTPSIDDDDKICDDNLWAEDNSSCCLGGSSDVFPGTPENITSEPLTPPPTGPYKRRRAIRSIGTRVEVDCYAEETQGGNEYLLDSSGASDCENVHEPKLYRDVLILFRFNDHDLPFKLKQVIMSDLRLLTLLEAGLPSWVLFLQSYPGFCHLYRPWMCPLARALYVLISVITVLIGFFDLYKNVPVLKATASSLFGPLLDWIETWEMVSRIKYLGTMLFLHNFEKAVTWFLMVTHTTRSFFSVFTQPLVEPLTEILGFLLPLWNIFIEVIESLYSIFWVVIESSCSVLGGLLEIFVWPISVIWSIGGFSAVLVMLFCNQDSIILKG; this is encoded by the exons ATGGGGAAAGCCGATGATTCAGAATGCGTTTTTCCTTTAACAAGTCTCCAGATTGG AGACTTGCAGTCTTATCTCTCAGATCTTAGCCTTTTCGTTGCGTTTGAAAGTgggaaattatatattttggtgGACAATCGACCATGGCTGAGAAACCTTGGTTCACACCCAGCACACTTGTGGCAACTGATGGTTACCAAG TCTAGGTTATCTCCTTTTGCAAACTCAAAGGCTCGGAGGGGGAGAAAGGAGGGAAAGGATGCTTCTTCTCAGTCCAATCCCAGTAAATCAACAAAGCTTGAGAGATGGTTCTTGTTGATTGAAGTGGCAACTTTGTCCCGGAAGAGGGGTTTGCCTCCCGTGAAGAAATTAAGGAACTCACTGTTCTTAAGCAGTGAATTACACAGGACACTTTATGGTTTTATTGTCTTTGAAGTTGCATGGAATGATGTGCGGGGTATCAACTACTTAAACGAGCTTCTG ACTGACACATCTCTGGCTATTGAAGCTAAGATAATGCAAAGATGGGAATTTGATAGTGTAGCTCAAGCTGCAAGTAGTTTATCTTCATGGTTCTCAGGAACTCTCTCTGAGCTGCTACAATTGAAAGGTTATCTTGATTCTGCTACAG GAGATACCTTTTATGATGCTGAAGAAAATTTCTCAATGACACCCTCTATTGATGACGATGACAAAATTTGTGATGATAATCTGTGGGCTGAGGATAATTCTTCATGCTGCCTTGGTGGCAGTTCTGATGTATTTCCTGGGACCCCAGAAAATATAACGAGTGAGCCACTCACTCCTCCACCCACTGGGCCTTATAAGCGAAGAAGAGCGATCAGGTCAATTGGAACTAGAGTTGAAGTTGATTGTTACGCTGAGGAAACACAGGGTGGAAATGAATACTTGTTAGACAGCTCTGGTGCCAGTGATTGTGAGAATGTTCATGAACCTAAGCTATACAGggatgttttgattttgtttagaTTCAATGATCATGACCTGCCATTTAAACTAAAACAAGTGATAATGTCTGACCTGAGGTTACTTACTTTATTGGAAGCTGGGCTCCCGTCTTGGGTTCTCTTTCTTCAGTCATATCCAGGATTTTGCCATCTTTATCGTCCTTGGATGTGCCCTCTGGCAAGAGCTTTGTATGTGTTAATCTCAGTTATCACTGTTCTCATTGGATTTTTTGACTTGTACAAAAATGTCCCAGTTCTTAAGGCAACTGCTTCTAGTTTGTTTGGACCACTTTTAGACTGGATAGAGACTTGGGAGATGGTTTCAAGAATCAAGTACCTGGGAACAATGCTATTTCTACATAACTTTGAGAAAGCTGTTACTTGGTTTCTGATGGTCACACACACCACTAGATCCTTCTTTTCAGTTTTCACGCAGCCACTGGTCGAACCGCTCACTGAGATTTTAGGCTTTCTTCTTCCATTGTGGAATATATTCATTGAAGTAATAGAGAGTTTGTATTCCATTTTTTGGGTTGTGATTGAATCGTCTTGCAGTGTACTGGGAGGCCTACTAGAGATTTTTGTATGGCCTATCTCAGTTATCTGGAGCATTGGTGGGTTCTCAGCTGTTTTGGTTATGTTATTTTGCAATCAAGACtccattattttaaaaggatga
- the LOC7489878 gene encoding uncharacterized protein LOC7489878 isoform X1, with amino-acid sequence MGKADDSECVFPLTSLQIGDLQSYLSDLSLFVAFESGKLYILVDNRPWLRNLGSHPAHLWQLMVTKSRLSPFANSKARRGRKEGKDASSQSNPSKSTKLERWFLLIEVATLSRKRGLPPVKKLRNSLFLSSELHRTLYGFIVFEVAWNDVRGINYLNELLTDTSLAIEAKIMQRWEFDSVAQAASSLSSWFSGTLSELLQLKGYLDSATGDTFYDAEENFSMTPSIDDDDKICDDNLWAEDNSSCCLGGSSDVFPGTPENITSEPLTPPPTGPYKRRRAIRSIGTRVEVDCYAEETQGGNEYLLDSSGASDCENVHEPKLYRDVLILFRFNDHDLPFKLKQVIMSDLRLLTLLEAGLPSWVLFLQSYPGFCHLYRPWMCPLARALYVLISVITVLIGFFDLYKNVPVLKATASSLFGPLLDWIETWEMVSRIKYLGTMLFLHNFEKAVTWFLMVTHTTRSFFSVFTQPLVEPLTEILGFLLPLWNIFIEVIESLYSIFWVVIESSCSVLGGLLEIFVWPISVIWSIATSIIYPIFWIVWEILYAPIRLVLALAGLVAFTCAWISEMIGDIWKYVNGIFQLAAASDARVSTCEVSMWRSLWNDLFSQVFRAVRSILNGFVAFFAACNRHRLSIYNHIQDFIQRILGRAPRSQPLDYRNSRMTPETRSRASEGSRKIHMR; translated from the exons ATGGGGAAAGCCGATGATTCAGAATGCGTTTTTCCTTTAACAAGTCTCCAGATTGG AGACTTGCAGTCTTATCTCTCAGATCTTAGCCTTTTCGTTGCGTTTGAAAGTgggaaattatatattttggtgGACAATCGACCATGGCTGAGAAACCTTGGTTCACACCCAGCACACTTGTGGCAACTGATGGTTACCAAG TCTAGGTTATCTCCTTTTGCAAACTCAAAGGCTCGGAGGGGGAGAAAGGAGGGAAAGGATGCTTCTTCTCAGTCCAATCCCAGTAAATCAACAAAGCTTGAGAGATGGTTCTTGTTGATTGAAGTGGCAACTTTGTCCCGGAAGAGGGGTTTGCCTCCCGTGAAGAAATTAAGGAACTCACTGTTCTTAAGCAGTGAATTACACAGGACACTTTATGGTTTTATTGTCTTTGAAGTTGCATGGAATGATGTGCGGGGTATCAACTACTTAAACGAGCTTCTG ACTGACACATCTCTGGCTATTGAAGCTAAGATAATGCAAAGATGGGAATTTGATAGTGTAGCTCAAGCTGCAAGTAGTTTATCTTCATGGTTCTCAGGAACTCTCTCTGAGCTGCTACAATTGAAAGGTTATCTTGATTCTGCTACAG GAGATACCTTTTATGATGCTGAAGAAAATTTCTCAATGACACCCTCTATTGATGACGATGACAAAATTTGTGATGATAATCTGTGGGCTGAGGATAATTCTTCATGCTGCCTTGGTGGCAGTTCTGATGTATTTCCTGGGACCCCAGAAAATATAACGAGTGAGCCACTCACTCCTCCACCCACTGGGCCTTATAAGCGAAGAAGAGCGATCAGGTCAATTGGAACTAGAGTTGAAGTTGATTGTTACGCTGAGGAAACACAGGGTGGAAATGAATACTTGTTAGACAGCTCTGGTGCCAGTGATTGTGAGAATGTTCATGAACCTAAGCTATACAGggatgttttgattttgtttagaTTCAATGATCATGACCTGCCATTTAAACTAAAACAAGTGATAATGTCTGACCTGAGGTTACTTACTTTATTGGAAGCTGGGCTCCCGTCTTGGGTTCTCTTTCTTCAGTCATATCCAGGATTTTGCCATCTTTATCGTCCTTGGATGTGCCCTCTGGCAAGAGCTTTGTATGTGTTAATCTCAGTTATCACTGTTCTCATTGGATTTTTTGACTTGTACAAAAATGTCCCAGTTCTTAAGGCAACTGCTTCTAGTTTGTTTGGACCACTTTTAGACTGGATAGAGACTTGGGAGATGGTTTCAAGAATCAAGTACCTGGGAACAATGCTATTTCTACATAACTTTGAGAAAGCTGTTACTTGGTTTCTGATGGTCACACACACCACTAGATCCTTCTTTTCAGTTTTCACGCAGCCACTGGTCGAACCGCTCACTGAGATTTTAGGCTTTCTTCTTCCATTGTGGAATATATTCATTGAAGTAATAGAGAGTTTGTATTCCATTTTTTGGGTTGTGATTGAATCGTCTTGCAGTGTACTGGGAGGCCTACTAGAGATTTTTGTATGGCCTATCTCAGTTATCTGGAGCATTG CAACTTCAATTATATATCCCATATTCTGGATTGTTTGGGAAATACTTTATGCTCCGATTCGCTTGGTCCTTGCACTAGCTGGTCTTGTCGCTTTCACCTGTGCCTGGATATCGGAAATGATTGGGGATATTTGGAAATATGTAAATGGAATATTCCAGCTTGCTGCAGCTTCTGATGCAAGAGTCAGTACATGTGAAGTTTCAATGTGGCGTTCACTTTGGAATGACCTTTTTTCTCAG GTTTTCCGTGCTGTAAGGAGCATATTAAATGGTTTTGTTGCCTTCTTCGCAGCCTGCAACAGGCATCGCCTAAG CATTTATAATCACATACAGGATTTCATTCAGAGAATACTTGGTCGGGCGCCAAGGTCACAACCATTGGATTATAGAAACAGCAGGATGACACCTGAAACTCGAAGTCGGGCG TCTGAAGGGAGTAGGAAAATTCACATGAGATGA
- the LOC7458288 gene encoding glucan endo-1,3-beta-glucosidase 12 has translation MEPYFLSSFLVLVCIFTSADAGSIGVNYGRIANNLPAAAKVVQLVKSQGLERIKVYDTDPIVLKALSGCGIKVTVDLPNELLYSAAKNPYFARTWVQKNVVAYHPSTQIEAIAVGNEVFVDPHNTTKFLIPAMRNIHQALVKFNLHSSIKISSPVALSALQSSYPSSAGSFRPELIEPVFKPMLDFLRQTGSYLMVNAYPFFAYESNSDVISLDYALLRENPGVVDSGNGLRYFSLFDAQIDAVFAALSALKYDDIKIVVTETGWPSKGDENEIGSGVENAAAYNGNLVRRILTGGGTPLRPQADLTVYLFALFNENEKDGPTSERNYGLFYPDEQKVYDIPFTVEGLKSYKDSNRSSDTGSHQVAAPVNGGVSKSTTGKTWCVANPDAGKQKLQAGLDFACGEGGADCRPIQPGATCYDPNTLVAHSSFAFNSYYQKQGRGMGDCYFGGAAYVVTQEPKFGQCEFPTGY, from the exons ATGGAGCCCTACTTCCTATCTTCCTTCCTCGTACTTGTTTGCATTTTCACATCTGCAG ATGCGGGATCTATCGGGGTGAACTATGGGAGAATAGCAAACAACCTGCCGGCGGCTGCGAAAGTGGTGCAGCTGGTTAAATCTCAAGGTTTAGAGCGGATAAAGGTTTACGACACCGACCCTATTGTGCTCAAAGCCTTATCTGGTTGCGGTATTAAAGTCACTGTTGATTTACCAAATGAGCTTCTCTACTCAGCTGCCAAAAACCCTTACTTTGCCCGAACTTGGGTTCAGAAAAACGTCGTCGCTTACCACCCTTCCACGCAAATCGAAGCCATTGCCGTTGGCAATGAAGTTTTCGTTGACCCACACAACACCACCAAGTTTCTCATTCCAGCCATGAGAAATATCCATCAAGCCTTGGTCAAGTTTAACCTCCATTCTTCTATTAAGATCTCTTCTCCTGTAGCTTTAAGTGCTCTCCAATCCTCTTACCCATCTTCAGCTGGGTCATTCCGACCCGAGTTAATCGAACCCGTATTCAAGCCCATGTTGGACTTCCTCCGCCAAACCGGGTCTTACCTCATGGTCAATGCCTATCCTTTCTTCGCTTACGAGTCCAACTCTGATGTCATTTCACTAGATTACGCTTTGCTTAGAGAAAACCCGGGTGTTGTGGATTCCGGGAACGGGTTAAGGTACTTTAGTCTCTTTGATGCCCAAATAGACGCCGTTTTTGCCGCGTTGTCAGCTTTGAAGTACGATGACATAAAAATAGTTGTTACCGAGACAGGGTGGCCCTCTAAAGGCGACGAGAATGAGATTGGTAGTGGCGTGGAAAATGCAGCTGCATACAACGGCAATCTCGTCCGTAGGATCCTCACTGGTGGCGGAACCCCCTTAAGACCACAGGCTGACCTGACTGTTTACCTCTTCGCCCTCTTCAACGAAAACGAAAAGGATGGGCCCACATCAGAGAGAAATTATGGGCTTTTTTACCCCGACGAGCAAAAGGTTTATGATATCCCATTTACTGTGGAGGGGCTCAAGAGTTACAAGGATAGCAACCGGTCCTCGGACACCGGAAGTCATCAAGTTGCTGCTCCGGTCAATGGAGGCGTGTCCAAGAGTACTACAGGGAAAACGTGGTGCGTCGCAAACCCTGACGCGGGAAAACAGAAGCTACAGGCGGGTCTAGACTTTGCATGTGGCGAGGGAGGTGCTGATTGCCGTCCGATCCAGCCTGGTGCAACGTGTTATGATCCTAACACGCTCGTGGCCCACTCATCGTTCGCGTTCAACAGTTATTACCAGAAACAAGGACGTGGAATGGGTGACTGTTATTTTGGAGGAGCAGCTTATGTTGTTACTCAGGAACCAA AGTTTGGGCAGTGCGAGTTTCCCACAGGATATTGA
- the LOC7489877 gene encoding small ubiquitin-related modifier 1: MSGATGQPQEEDKKPNDQSAHINLKVKGQDGNEVFFRIKRSTQLKKLMNAYCDRQSVEFNSIAFLFDGRRLRGEQTPDELDMEDGDEIDAMLHQTGGAVKTSN; the protein is encoded by the exons atgtcTGGGGCGACAGGTCAGCCACAAGAGGAAGATAAAAAGCCCAACGATCAGTCTGCTCACATCAATCTCAAAGTGAAAGGCCag GATGGAAATGAAGTATTTTTCAGGATCAAAAGAAGCACACAATTGAAGAAGCTGATGAATGCCTATTGTGATCGCCAATCCGTTGAGTTCAACTCAATTGCCTTCTTGTTTGATGGTCGTCGACTCCGTGGAGAGCAAACTCCTGATGAG CTGGACATGGAGGATGGGGATGAGATCGATGCTATGTTGCACCAAACTGGTGGTGCTGTGAAAACAAGTAATTAA
- the LOC7489878 gene encoding uncharacterized protein LOC7489878 isoform X2, protein MRFSFNKSPDWSRLSPFANSKARRGRKEGKDASSQSNPSKSTKLERWFLLIEVATLSRKRGLPPVKKLRNSLFLSSELHRTLYGFIVFEVAWNDVRGINYLNELLTDTSLAIEAKIMQRWEFDSVAQAASSLSSWFSGTLSELLQLKGYLDSATGDTFYDAEENFSMTPSIDDDDKICDDNLWAEDNSSCCLGGSSDVFPGTPENITSEPLTPPPTGPYKRRRAIRSIGTRVEVDCYAEETQGGNEYLLDSSGASDCENVHEPKLYRDVLILFRFNDHDLPFKLKQVIMSDLRLLTLLEAGLPSWVLFLQSYPGFCHLYRPWMCPLARALYVLISVITVLIGFFDLYKNVPVLKATASSLFGPLLDWIETWEMVSRIKYLGTMLFLHNFEKAVTWFLMVTHTTRSFFSVFTQPLVEPLTEILGFLLPLWNIFIEVIESLYSIFWVVIESSCSVLGGLLEIFVWPISVIWSIATSIIYPIFWIVWEILYAPIRLVLALAGLVAFTCAWISEMIGDIWKYVNGIFQLAAASDARVSTCEVSMWRSLWNDLFSQVFRAVRSILNGFVAFFAACNRHRLSIYNHIQDFIQRILGRAPRSQPLDYRNSRMTPETRSRASEGSRKIHMR, encoded by the exons ATGCGTTTTTCCTTTAACAAGTCTCCAGATTGG TCTAGGTTATCTCCTTTTGCAAACTCAAAGGCTCGGAGGGGGAGAAAGGAGGGAAAGGATGCTTCTTCTCAGTCCAATCCCAGTAAATCAACAAAGCTTGAGAGATGGTTCTTGTTGATTGAAGTGGCAACTTTGTCCCGGAAGAGGGGTTTGCCTCCCGTGAAGAAATTAAGGAACTCACTGTTCTTAAGCAGTGAATTACACAGGACACTTTATGGTTTTATTGTCTTTGAAGTTGCATGGAATGATGTGCGGGGTATCAACTACTTAAACGAGCTTCTG ACTGACACATCTCTGGCTATTGAAGCTAAGATAATGCAAAGATGGGAATTTGATAGTGTAGCTCAAGCTGCAAGTAGTTTATCTTCATGGTTCTCAGGAACTCTCTCTGAGCTGCTACAATTGAAAGGTTATCTTGATTCTGCTACAG GAGATACCTTTTATGATGCTGAAGAAAATTTCTCAATGACACCCTCTATTGATGACGATGACAAAATTTGTGATGATAATCTGTGGGCTGAGGATAATTCTTCATGCTGCCTTGGTGGCAGTTCTGATGTATTTCCTGGGACCCCAGAAAATATAACGAGTGAGCCACTCACTCCTCCACCCACTGGGCCTTATAAGCGAAGAAGAGCGATCAGGTCAATTGGAACTAGAGTTGAAGTTGATTGTTACGCTGAGGAAACACAGGGTGGAAATGAATACTTGTTAGACAGCTCTGGTGCCAGTGATTGTGAGAATGTTCATGAACCTAAGCTATACAGggatgttttgattttgtttagaTTCAATGATCATGACCTGCCATTTAAACTAAAACAAGTGATAATGTCTGACCTGAGGTTACTTACTTTATTGGAAGCTGGGCTCCCGTCTTGGGTTCTCTTTCTTCAGTCATATCCAGGATTTTGCCATCTTTATCGTCCTTGGATGTGCCCTCTGGCAAGAGCTTTGTATGTGTTAATCTCAGTTATCACTGTTCTCATTGGATTTTTTGACTTGTACAAAAATGTCCCAGTTCTTAAGGCAACTGCTTCTAGTTTGTTTGGACCACTTTTAGACTGGATAGAGACTTGGGAGATGGTTTCAAGAATCAAGTACCTGGGAACAATGCTATTTCTACATAACTTTGAGAAAGCTGTTACTTGGTTTCTGATGGTCACACACACCACTAGATCCTTCTTTTCAGTTTTCACGCAGCCACTGGTCGAACCGCTCACTGAGATTTTAGGCTTTCTTCTTCCATTGTGGAATATATTCATTGAAGTAATAGAGAGTTTGTATTCCATTTTTTGGGTTGTGATTGAATCGTCTTGCAGTGTACTGGGAGGCCTACTAGAGATTTTTGTATGGCCTATCTCAGTTATCTGGAGCATTG CAACTTCAATTATATATCCCATATTCTGGATTGTTTGGGAAATACTTTATGCTCCGATTCGCTTGGTCCTTGCACTAGCTGGTCTTGTCGCTTTCACCTGTGCCTGGATATCGGAAATGATTGGGGATATTTGGAAATATGTAAATGGAATATTCCAGCTTGCTGCAGCTTCTGATGCAAGAGTCAGTACATGTGAAGTTTCAATGTGGCGTTCACTTTGGAATGACCTTTTTTCTCAG GTTTTCCGTGCTGTAAGGAGCATATTAAATGGTTTTGTTGCCTTCTTCGCAGCCTGCAACAGGCATCGCCTAAG CATTTATAATCACATACAGGATTTCATTCAGAGAATACTTGGTCGGGCGCCAAGGTCACAACCATTGGATTATAGAAACAGCAGGATGACACCTGAAACTCGAAGTCGGGCG TCTGAAGGGAGTAGGAAAATTCACATGAGATGA